In Panicum virgatum strain AP13 chromosome 5K, P.virgatum_v5, whole genome shotgun sequence, the genomic window CAGGCAGCGACTGCGGTAGCATGCGACAGCTCCGGTCACCGGCTGCACGAACCAGCAGCGTCCCTACAACTGCTGCTctcaggggcggatccagcggtGGCTGCGGAAATTCCATAGACCCCCCCAAGCTCCTCCTACAAATTTGAGGAAGAAAAATGAGAGAATGGGAGgatgaagaagaaagaaaaggaggagaGCCTCGCCTAGGCTCAATCCTGCCTCCGCCACTAGCTGCTCTCCTCTTCTGCTGATGAGGCTCTTGCATCCCTCATCGGCGGCTCTTGCATCCGGAGGACGGAAGGCATCACATGGGAAGCTCTCCTCTTTTGCTCGGGCCATGCACGTCATCTGCGGAGATGTCGTGGCTGTGATCCGTTCCGGCGGACCAATTTAGGACCATCCTATTATTTTTGCCCTGAAAGGATCACTAGACGCAAATCTCTTATCACACCCAATCAAATTGTTAATCCGGTAGTTTTTCCCTTTCCATCCTCAATCTCATCTCACACACGTTTAGGATCTGGGAGATCATTATCAGAGCTTGGGAATTAGGATTTGGTGAAATCAATTTTTTACTGAAATAGCATTATGGAGCCAGCGAGGAATTAGGATTCTACAACATCCGATGGGCAAGTGCTCTTTAATTTGTTATGAGTATTATTGAGCTATTCAGTTTACTTGTACCCCGTATCTCCTCACATGATTTGGTATTTTATTTGGTTCGTGTAGATAACCTTGCATATCTGTTGGAGAAGCTGCAAGCTAGAAAGATGTAAGAATAGATGCACGCATAGATGTTTATTCACTTTCTTTTGTTCCAAAAATGAGGGCAGTCAATTTTTGTTTATCTGCgtatatggctatatctacggATAATTATTTATTAATTGTATAAATATTACTTATCAGTACATTTAAAATTACTCGGAAACAAGAAAGGAGTAAGTGTACTAACTAATTTTTATTTCGATGACTAATTACTTCTCTCCTATGACTATATAGTCCATTCactttatcaaataaaattgAGTCTGATTAGTTACTCCGTATCTAACTACTTTTTCTATAAACAATTACTTGCAACTTTTGCAAATTTACTCATTTGTTCCCGTGACTAACTTTTGCAAATTACTCACCGTTTCACTCCTTGACTAATTACCCCAGAGGCAATCTAGGTATGCCATTTTGGTGGCAAAATTGGCCAGTGGGGCGAAAGGTAAACTGGACCATTAAATTTGCCTTCTTAAGCATAGGAATCAATTTTATGGTTGCGGACACCAATTCATTCATAGGGCTTTTACTATTGCTGTGTCTCTCGCTCATGTTCATGAAGTACACCCTAGAATCACGTTCGAGTGTTTTGCATGAATGCAGAGCTACATGCAGTGGCGGATGCACGTTGGGAGATAAGAGGGGGCTGAAACAATGaaaatgttgatttgtgtgaagatttaatggtgatttgggactcttgctacagtgttttacgtgtaattaggggagcgtaggggggcttgagcccccctagcccccctcgTGGATCCGCCCCTGGCTACATGTCTCTCTAAAAAACTCGTCCACACTACCCATGCGCAAGAAATCGTTTCATTAAACTTCCATGGAGACCGCACACACCGCATGCAAAAAAGAACAATCATGCATCCGTCATTACAGTTTAATTGCTCATCAATCCTTTGACAACCACGATGAAATATGATTGTCGACAATGTATATGAAATATAAACAAAATAGCTTTTCTGAGTTCAAGAGGAGTAACTTTACACACAGTAAAAAATTAGTTTTCTTATGTACATCAAGTGGCACTTAGCCATTCGCATTCTCTTTCTCCATCTCAACAATACAAGCTAGTCTATCATGCACCTGTCAAGGACATGTATTAGTTTAAGAAGTTCTTTGCAAAACATCAGCATAAAAACACTAATCATTCTCTCACCTCCGCAAGTTTTTGTGCAGATTCCTGTTTAAACTTCTCATCATACCTGAAAAAATGTCAGTGTTAACCCTCTTATAGCTGTCAAATGCTTGTGGATATACACTGCTACCTACCATTCTCGGGGCATACCAGCTTCATCACGAGCCGGATAGTTAAATGGGCCCTTCAATACAACACCATACTCCTTTATTAAGTCTGTAATGTTAATGTCAATATTGCATTAGACAACATAACTTTGTATATGCATATATAATACTCTAGACAATTAGGCGAGGCAAACCTTTAAAAGTATCACCAGGTTCACGACCCATCATTTGGCATACTTTCAGAAACCAATACAAACCTACAGAAACATGTGCAAGCTCTTCCTCTGCTACTCTTGCCACAATGTCTGCTGATCGATGATCCCCAAAACCAAACAACCTCTGGACTAATCTTGGTCCAGCATCAAGGCCTCTGGCTTCCTATCAAGGTTCTAATAATCAACATATTGGTCAATTGTAACAAGATAAAGTTTTTGAGCAAGCTTTATCACCAAAAGCATGGAACCTACCAGAACCAGCTGATGACTAACATGTTAAATAATCAACTATAATTAAACATGTAAACATGTATGTATTAGGACAAGCATCGCAAGGAAGGAAGCAGTATTGATGTGGCACCTGAACCAAAGGAATCACTGCCAATCGTGCAGAAACATCGCTTGACGACTTTGCACACTCCCTCCAGAGAAGATTGTGAACCGGCATATCACCATAACTGTCCACAGATGTACTATGACATGTTAGAGCTCATTAAAAAAAGTCACCGTCCATGTAAAACTAAGGCAATATTATTGgtggacatgtgattttcaccTCTGACTGTCTGACCAGTGACACATGAACACAAGATACAATGGAAAGCATTTTTTGCGCCACTAACCTGAACCCAAGCTCAGCTAGCCGCTGCGAGTACCACCGAAAATGGCGGCTCTCGTCATCGGCCACGCGAGCGAAATCCGCGAAGAAGCCATCGCCCAGCGTGTCCCTGAGGGGCGCGAACCGCACGACGGTGTCCCAGGCGAGGTCGATGGCGTTGAGCTCGACGTGCGCCAGGTTGTGCAGCATGTACGCGTTGAGCGGCACCCCCATCTCCTTGTGGGTGATGATCTCCTTCTGCGTCACCTGCACGGGAGCAGAGCAGCGCCACATGGTCACCCACCTCCTGCTCGACGAaatgccaaaaccagggggaaGCAGAGAACTCACTT contains:
- the LOC120705603 gene encoding uncharacterized protein HI_0077-like isoform X1 codes for the protein MLPLRRLPPLPLPRGPATRRLLSVAASAASPLPWPGLHAWRRAAPSDLRTWGPKGPCASDADEAAGGPPEADAGGSSLAEMGALVLSTADPLAKARLTHAAFSRWAAGLPVGQAAAPDHPARPDKPLVVTQKEIITHKEMGVPLNAYMLHNLAHVELNAIDLAWDTVVRFAPLRDTLGDGFFADFARVADDESRHFRWYSQRLAELGFSYGDMPVHNLLWRECAKSSSDVSARLAVIPLVQEARGLDAGPRLVQRLFGFGDHRSADIVARVAEEELAHVSVGLYWFLKVCQMMGREPGDTFKDLIKEYGVVLKGPFNYPARDEAGMPREWYDEKFKQESAQKLAEVHDRLACIVEMEKENANG
- the LOC120705603 gene encoding uncharacterized protein HI_0077-like isoform X2, which encodes MLPLRRLPPLPLPRGPATRRLLSVAASAASPLPWPGLHAWRRAAPSDLRTWGPKGPCASDADEAAGGPPEADAGGSSLAEMGALVLSTADPLAKARLTHAAFSRWAAGLPVGQAAAPDHPARPDKPLVVTQKEIITHKEMGVPLNAYMLHNLAHVELNAIDLAWDTVVRFAPLRDTLGDGFFADFARVADDESRHFRWYSQRLAELGFSYGDMPVHNLLWRECAKSSSDVSARLAVIPLVQEARGLDAGPRLVQRLFGFGDHRSADIVARVAEEELAHVSVGLYWFLKVCQMMGREPGDTFKDLIKEYGVVLKGPFNYPARDEAGMMRSLNRNLHKNLRRCMID